One window from the genome of Ictidomys tridecemlineatus isolate mIctTri1 chromosome 12, mIctTri1.hap1, whole genome shotgun sequence encodes:
- the Fam98a gene encoding protein FAM98A isoform X2 translates to MGPAHWEKIEAINQAIANEYEVRRKLLIKRLDVTVQSFGWSDRAKSQTEKLAKVYQPKRSVLSPKSTISVAHLLAARQDLSKILRTSSGSIREKTACAINKVLMGRVPDRGGRPNEIEPPPPEMPPWQKRQDGPQQQAGGRGGGRGGYEHSSYGGRGGHEQGGGRGGRGGYDHGGRGGGRGNKHQGGWTDGGSGGGGGGGGGGGGYQDGGYRDSGFQPGGYHGGHSSSYQGGGYSGFQTSSYTGSGYQGGGYQQDNRYQDGGHHSDRGGGRGGRGGRGGRGGRGGQGGGWGGRGSQTYHQGGQFEQHFQHGGYQYNHSGFGQGRHYTS, encoded by the exons ATGGGACCAGCCCACTGG gAAAAGATAGAAGCAATTAACCAAGCCATAGCTAATGAATATGAAGTTCGGAGAAAGCTGCTAATAAAACGTTTGGATGTCACTGTTCAGTCCTTTGGCTGGTCTGACAGAGCTAAG AGTCAGACAGAAAAATTAGCCAAGGTTTATCAGCCGAAGCGTTCAGTCTTATCTCCTAAAAGCACTATTTCTGTTGCTCATCTTTTGGCTGCAAGGCAAGACTTGTCAAAGATTTTAAGGACAAGCAGTGGTTCCATAAGAGAAAAGACTGCCTGTGCCATCAATAAG GTGTTGATGGGCAGGGTACCTGACAGAGGTGGTAGACCCAATGAAATTGAACCTCCACCCCCAGAGATGCCACCATGGCAGAAAAGGCAAGATGGCCCCCAGCAGCAAGCAGGAGGTcgaggaggagggagaggtggTTATGAACATTCCTCATACGGTGGACGTGGAGGTCATGaacaaggaggagggagaggtggaCGTGGTGGCTATGACCATGGTGGccgagggggaggaagaggaaataagCATCAAGGAGGCTGGACAGATGgtgggagtggaggaggaggaggaggaggaggaggaggaggtggctaCCAAGATGGTGGTTATCGAGATTCAGGTTTCCAGCCAGGTGGCTATCATGGTGGCCACAGTAGTAGTTATCAAGGCGGTGGTTATAGTGGTTTCCAAACATCTTCATACACAGGAAGTGGATACCAGGGTGGTGGATACCAGCAGGACAATAGATACCAAGATGGTGGGCACCACAGTGATCGTGGTGGTGGTCGTGGTGGGAGAGGTGGTCGAGGAGGCCGGGGTGGTCGTGGAGGCCagggaggtgggtggggaggaaggggaagccaGACTTACCACCAAGGGGGTCAATTTGAACAACACTTCCAGCATGGAGGCTATCAGTATAATCATTCTGGATTTGGACAGGGAAGACATTATACTAGTTGA